From Oenanthe melanoleuca isolate GR-GAL-2019-014 chromosome 18, OMel1.0, whole genome shotgun sequence, a single genomic window includes:
- the PECAM1 gene encoding platelet endothelial cell adhesion molecule isoform X17 has protein sequence MYLALLVVFLQCSELYAQRKVFTFNKVEIRVQPSLKVKNGAPMSIICHADISKSTDFQLKHNFTIFKDGKLVFMTVSDKEDARYEIPVAKSADTGDYECTVQADGKKGFSNSIYVWVAGMTKPILTADKKEVSEGEVVKLRCELPEEVPPLEFFFRKIKTNSAPKEKRVPEQNQNFSQVEFPVEEGDNILQFDCFGKRQVKSGWESSQYSNSTLVTVKEPFIKPTLITRPSSSNVTEGDKIEFECSTEVAQMRGIEIIFQKNRTILNSVRDEKSLKYSTIATQEDSGEYLCKVEQGAVSKTTKLNVFVSELFPKPTLSASMTKLDENKDLILSCSINGFRRANFSIVRKSSTGDILLKNSRVLAIKVNVNDTGSYTCKAEVKGIVKESKRVRINVYAPVSKPTLSVVSGSPEVVLGKPLQLICHSAMGTPPITFTFYKGDEIKKNVTNDTYATFLDEDIGLNDNGGYKCDARNNHSSGVKTSNILNVTVIVPIRDASLGSVPYGEVEVGSDTAFLCSVKEGSWPIDFKFFKKTDHEVLLHEVREYSDRTIWHKKTMKRKDTGTYYCMASNRASMDVRSRPITISVILAAWQKGVIAAFVLTAMAGAGAIALWWFLRKKKKAKGPSMEMSGSALAPNLTNEKLTRQPSDGNYYSGSDYIEDNENHMKSTDESKENIWAS, from the exons ATGTATCTTGCTCTTCTGGTGGTTTTCTTGCAGT gttcAGAACTTTACGCTCAGAGAAAAG TTTTTACTTTCAACAAAGTTGAAATCAGGGTTCAGCCGTCTCTCAAAGTGAAGAATGGAGCTCCAATGTCAATCATCTGCCATGCTGATATTAGCAAAAGTACTGATTTCCAGCTGAAGcataattttacaatttttaagGATGGGAAGCTTGTGTTTATGACTGTATCAGACAAAGAAGATGCTCGGTATGAAATACCTGTGGCCAAATCTGCAGATACAGGAGACTATGAATGTACTGTGCAAGCAGATGGAAAGAAGGGTTTCAGTAACTCCATCTATGTTTGGGTAGCAG GAATGACCAAGCCAATCCTAACTGCTGACAAAAAAGAGGTTTCAGAGGGTGAAGTTGTGAAATTACGTTGTGAGCTGCCAGAAGAAGTACCTCCTCTAGAGTTCTTTTTCCGGAAGATAAAGACAAATTCAGCACCTAAAGAAAAGCGTGTACCtgaacaaaatcaaaatttttcTCAAGTAGAATTTCCTGTTGAAGAGGGAGATAATATTTTACAATTTGATTGCTTTGGCAAGAGACAAGTAAAATCTGGATGGGAAAGTTCACAATACAGCAACAGTACACTTGTTACAGTCAAGG AACCATTTATAAAGCCCACTCTGATCACCAGGCCTTCCTCCAGTAACGTTACAGAAGGAGACAAAATAGAATTTGAGTGCTCAACTGAGGTAGCTCAAATGCGTGGCATTGAAATAATCTTCCAGAAAAACAGGACAATATTGAACAGTGTACGAGATGAGAAATCTTTGAAATACTCTACAATAGCTACTCAAGAGGACAGTGGTGAATACCTGTGTAAGGTGGAGCAAGGAGCAGTGTCTAAAACCACCAAACTGAATGTCTTTGTGTCAG AATTATTCCCCAAGCCAACGCTGTCTGCTTCTATGACTAAGTTggatgaaaataaagatttaattttgAGTTGCAGCATCAATGGTTTTCGGAGAGCCAACTTCTCTATAGTACGGAAAAGTTCCACTGGAGACATCCTGTTGAAGAATTCTAGAGTCTTAGCAATTAAAGTTAATGTGAATGATACTGGATCTTACACCTGCAAAGCTGAAGTAAAAGGCATAGTCAAGGAGAGCAAACGTGTAAGGATAAATGTTTATG CTCCAGTCTCCAAGCCAACTCTTTCAGTTGTCAGTGGTTCACCAGAGGTGGTATTAGGGAAGCCTCTACAATTAATCTGTCATTCAGCAATGGGAACACCACCAATAACATTCACATTCTACAAAGGggatgaaattaagaaaaatgtaaCTAATGATACATATGCTACGTTCTTGGATGAAGATATTGGACTAAATGACAATGGAGGATATAAATGTGATGCTAGAAACAATCACTCCAGTGGTGTGAAAACTAGCAATATTCTAAATGTCACAGTGATAG TACCAATCAGGGATGCCAGTTTGGGCAGTGTTCCGTATGGAGAAGTAGAAGTTGGCAGTGATactgctttcctctgctctgtgaaAGAAGGATCTTGGCCAATTGACttcaagttttttaaaaaaactgatcATGAAGTTCTTCTGCATGAAGTAAGGGAGTATTCAGACAGAACCATATGGCACAAGAAAACAATGAAGAGGAAGGACACAGGCACCTATTATTGTATGGCTTCGAACCGAGCCAGCATGGACGTGAGGAGCCGTCCAATAACCATCAGTG TCATCTTAGCAGCTTGGCAGAAAGGAGTCATTGCTGCTTTTGTCCTAAcagccatggcaggagcaggagccatCGCTTTATGGTGGTTTTTGCGTAAGAAGAAAAAGG ctAAAGGACCATCCATGGAGATGTCTGG TTCTGCCTTGGCTCCAAACTTGACAAATGAAAAACTAACAAGACAGCCCAGTGATGGAAATTACTATTCAG GATCAGATTACATTGAAGATAATGAAAACCACATGAAATCAACTGACGAGAGTAAAG
- the PECAM1 gene encoding platelet endothelial cell adhesion molecule isoform X3, with product MYLALLVVFLQCSELYAQRKVFTFNKVEIRVQPSLKVKNGAPMSIICHADISKSTDFQLKHNFTIFKDGKLVFMTVSDKEDARYEIPVAKSADTGDYECTVQADGKKGFSNSIYVWVAGMTKPILTADKKEVSEGEVVKLRCELPEEVPPLEFFFRKIKTNSAPKEKRVPEQNQNFSQVEFPVEEGDNILQFDCFGKRQVKSGWESSQYSNSTLVTVKEPFIKPTLITRPSSSNVTEGDKIEFECSTEVAQMRGIEIIFQKNRTILNSVRDEKSLKYSTIATQEDSGEYLCKVEQGAVSKTTKLNVFVSELFPKPTLSASMTKLDENKDLILSCSINGFRRANFSIVRKSSTGDILLKNSRVLAIKVNVNDTGSYTCKAEVKGIVKESKRVRINVYAPVSKPTLSVVSGSPEVVLGKPLQLICHSAMGTPPITFTFYKGDEIKKNVTNDTYATFLDEDIGLNDNGGYKCDARNNHSSGVKTSNILNVTVIVPIRDASLGSVPYGEVEVGSDTAFLCSVKEGSWPIDFKFFKKTDHEVLLHEVREYSDRTIWHKKTMKRKDTGTYYCMASNRASMDVRSRPITISVILAAWQKGVIAAFVLTAMAGAGAIALWWFLRKKKKAKGPSMEMSGSALAPNLTNEKLTRQPSDGNYYSGSDYIEDNENHMKSTDESKGPDLESAEVDYTEVEVSSLDPHRAPEQKGTETVYSEIRKTNYAENIWAS from the exons ATGTATCTTGCTCTTCTGGTGGTTTTCTTGCAGT gttcAGAACTTTACGCTCAGAGAAAAG TTTTTACTTTCAACAAAGTTGAAATCAGGGTTCAGCCGTCTCTCAAAGTGAAGAATGGAGCTCCAATGTCAATCATCTGCCATGCTGATATTAGCAAAAGTACTGATTTCCAGCTGAAGcataattttacaatttttaagGATGGGAAGCTTGTGTTTATGACTGTATCAGACAAAGAAGATGCTCGGTATGAAATACCTGTGGCCAAATCTGCAGATACAGGAGACTATGAATGTACTGTGCAAGCAGATGGAAAGAAGGGTTTCAGTAACTCCATCTATGTTTGGGTAGCAG GAATGACCAAGCCAATCCTAACTGCTGACAAAAAAGAGGTTTCAGAGGGTGAAGTTGTGAAATTACGTTGTGAGCTGCCAGAAGAAGTACCTCCTCTAGAGTTCTTTTTCCGGAAGATAAAGACAAATTCAGCACCTAAAGAAAAGCGTGTACCtgaacaaaatcaaaatttttcTCAAGTAGAATTTCCTGTTGAAGAGGGAGATAATATTTTACAATTTGATTGCTTTGGCAAGAGACAAGTAAAATCTGGATGGGAAAGTTCACAATACAGCAACAGTACACTTGTTACAGTCAAGG AACCATTTATAAAGCCCACTCTGATCACCAGGCCTTCCTCCAGTAACGTTACAGAAGGAGACAAAATAGAATTTGAGTGCTCAACTGAGGTAGCTCAAATGCGTGGCATTGAAATAATCTTCCAGAAAAACAGGACAATATTGAACAGTGTACGAGATGAGAAATCTTTGAAATACTCTACAATAGCTACTCAAGAGGACAGTGGTGAATACCTGTGTAAGGTGGAGCAAGGAGCAGTGTCTAAAACCACCAAACTGAATGTCTTTGTGTCAG AATTATTCCCCAAGCCAACGCTGTCTGCTTCTATGACTAAGTTggatgaaaataaagatttaattttgAGTTGCAGCATCAATGGTTTTCGGAGAGCCAACTTCTCTATAGTACGGAAAAGTTCCACTGGAGACATCCTGTTGAAGAATTCTAGAGTCTTAGCAATTAAAGTTAATGTGAATGATACTGGATCTTACACCTGCAAAGCTGAAGTAAAAGGCATAGTCAAGGAGAGCAAACGTGTAAGGATAAATGTTTATG CTCCAGTCTCCAAGCCAACTCTTTCAGTTGTCAGTGGTTCACCAGAGGTGGTATTAGGGAAGCCTCTACAATTAATCTGTCATTCAGCAATGGGAACACCACCAATAACATTCACATTCTACAAAGGggatgaaattaagaaaaatgtaaCTAATGATACATATGCTACGTTCTTGGATGAAGATATTGGACTAAATGACAATGGAGGATATAAATGTGATGCTAGAAACAATCACTCCAGTGGTGTGAAAACTAGCAATATTCTAAATGTCACAGTGATAG TACCAATCAGGGATGCCAGTTTGGGCAGTGTTCCGTATGGAGAAGTAGAAGTTGGCAGTGATactgctttcctctgctctgtgaaAGAAGGATCTTGGCCAATTGACttcaagttttttaaaaaaactgatcATGAAGTTCTTCTGCATGAAGTAAGGGAGTATTCAGACAGAACCATATGGCACAAGAAAACAATGAAGAGGAAGGACACAGGCACCTATTATTGTATGGCTTCGAACCGAGCCAGCATGGACGTGAGGAGCCGTCCAATAACCATCAGTG TCATCTTAGCAGCTTGGCAGAAAGGAGTCATTGCTGCTTTTGTCCTAAcagccatggcaggagcaggagccatCGCTTTATGGTGGTTTTTGCGTAAGAAGAAAAAGG ctAAAGGACCATCCATGGAGATGTCTGG TTCTGCCTTGGCTCCAAACTTGACAAATGAAAAACTAACAAGACAGCCCAGTGATGGAAATTACTATTCAG GATCAGATTACATTGAAGATAATGAAAACCACATGAAATCAACTGACGAGAGTAAAG GACCTGACCTTGAGAGTGCTGAGGTGGATTACACTGAAGTTGAAGTCTCCTCGCTTGATCCTCACAGAG CTCCTGAACAGAAGGGGACTGAAACAGTTTATAGTGAAATCAGAAAAACTAATTATG